From the genome of Ananas comosus cultivar F153 linkage group 16, ASM154086v1, whole genome shotgun sequence, one region includes:
- the LOC109721976 gene encoding uncharacterized protein LOC109721976, which translates to MVAPRAAPLKGARSVGIFFPLQFPAPIVPHSAESLPLDSEESPDEGSGSGSERGRANWVERVLQVRTRWRGRQHKEEEEEEEDDDDDESCGVSYDSSSEEEEGRREWDRESFARVLGRVALAEARRFAQLALLCNLAYAIPAIKAEDLKKRYDLHFVTSSLEKKSVAAAIKSELETDSTRPPPPTPTPTPTPTRTGPEPRRPFRPSVAYEIAASAASYVRCRARGLLSLGEAPAPGPHPRRADENAAAVPTRGGGGRLSYKSEVAACVAASTVTAVVAAEEEARQEAAKDLRSPLSSPCEWFVCDDPATHTRCFIIQGSDSLASWQANLLFEPTTFKDTGVLVHRGIYEAAKGIYDQFVPEIEAHLRAHGDRARLRFSGHSLGGSLALLVSLMLLARGAAVRAAVLPVVTFGAPSVFCGGERVLGALGLDDGHLQAVIMHRDIVPRAFSCSYPNQAAMLLKRLNGAFRSHPCLNNERVLYSPLGKTYILQPDEKSSTPHPLLPDGAALYAIEERRGAKEEDAPLTTSKAAVASALRTFMNSPHPLETLSDPRAYGSDGTIRRDHESSNYAKALDALVKQQHVKPTVRWHAREHQWLPQQWWPPLVGMESPGLVAQEVISRS; encoded by the exons ATGGTCGCGCCGCGCGCGGCGCCGCTCAAGGGCGCGCGCTCGGTCGGGATCTTCTTCCCCCTCCAATTCCCGGCCCCGATCGTCCCCCATTCCGCCGAGTCGCTCCCCCTCGACTCGGAGGAGAGCCCCGACGAGGGATCGGGGTCGGGGTCGGAGCGGGGGCGAGCGAATTGGGTGGAGAGGGTCCTCCAGGTGCGCACGCGGTGGAGAGGTCGACAAcacaaggaggaggaggaggaggaggaggacgacgacgacgacgagtcATGTGGGGTGAGTTACGACtcgtcgtcggaggaggaggaggggaggagagagTGGGATCGGGAATCGTTCGCGCGGGTGCTGGGCCGAGTCGCGCTGGCCGAGGCGAGGCGCTTCGCCCAGCTGGCGCTCCTCTGTAACCTGGCCTACGCTATACCGGCGATCAAG GCGGAGGACTTGAAGAAGCGCTACGACCTCCACTTCGTGACGTCGTCGTTGGAGAAAAAGTCGGTCGCCGCGGCGATCAAATCGGAGCTTGAGACCGACTCCACCCGGCCCCCGCCCCCGACCCCGACCCCAACCCCGACCCCGACCCGGACCGGACCCGAGCCGCGCCGCCCGTTCCGGCCCTCCGTGGCCTACGAGATCGCCGCGTCGGCCGCCTCCTACGTCCGCTGCCGCGCGCGGGGCCTCCTCTCCCTCGGCGAGGCCCCCGCGCCCGGGCCCCACCCGCGTCGTGCCGACGAGAATGCGGCGGCGGTGCCGACGAGGGGGGGCGGGGGGCGGTTGTCGTACAAGTCGGAGGTGGCGGCGTGCGTGGCGGCGTCGACGGTGacggcggtggtggcggcggaggaggaggcgaggcAGGAGGCTGCGAAGGACCTCCGCTCGCCGCTCTCGTCCCCCTGCGAGTGGTTCGTCTGCGACGACCCCGCCACCCACACTCGCTGCTTCATCATTCAG GGATCGGACTCGCTAGCTTCGTGGCAGGCCAATCTACTCTTCGAACCGACTACGTTCA AGGACACCGGAGTGCTGGTGCACCGCGGGATATACGAAGCGGCGAAGGGGATCTACGATCAGTTCGTGCCGGAGATCGAGGCCCATCTGAGAGCCCACGGCGACCGCGCGAGGCTTCGGTTCTCCGGCCACTCCCTGGGGGGCAGCCTGGCCCTGTTGGTCAGCTTGATGCTGTTGGCTCGGGGGGCCGCGGTGCGCGCCGCCGTCCTCCCCGTCGTGACCTTCGGTGCGCCCTCCGTGTTCTGCGGGGGGGAGCGCGTGCTGGGCGCCCTCGGCCTCGACGACGGGCACCTGCAGGCGGTCATCATGCACCGCGACATCGTGCCCAGGGCCTTCTCCTGCAGCTACCCCAACCAGGCGGCCATGCTGCTCAAGCGGCTCAACGGCGCCTTCCGCTCCCACCCCTGCCTCAACAATGAG AGAGTGCTCTACTCTCCTCTGGGAAAGACATACATCCTCCAGCCCGACGAGAAGTCGTCGACGCCGCACCCCCTCCTCCCCGACGGGGCCGCGCTGTACGCCATCGAGGAACGGCGCGGAGCGAAAGAAGAAGACGCGCCGCTGACAACCTCCAAAGCCGCCGTCGCCAGCGCCCTGCGGACGTTCATGAACTCGCCGCACCCTCTCGAGACCCTGAGCGACCCGAGAGCCTACGGCTCCGACGGCACCATCCGGCGCGACCACGAGTCGAGCAACTACGCGAAGGCCCTCGACGCGCTGGTGAAGCAGCAGCACGTGAAGCCCACGGTGCGGTGGCACGCGCGGGAGCACCAGTGGCTGCCGCAGCAGTGGTGGCCGCCGCTCGTCGGCATGGAGAGCCCCGGGCTGGTGGCGCAGGAGGTGATAAGCCGGTCGTAG
- the LOC109722210 gene encoding pentatricopeptide repeat-containing protein At4g01030, mitochondrial isoform X2 codes for MERTISLSHLLPSSSPSPSPSTSGAQNRTKLRTTHIPSPSPLPPSPLLPLLTSSPSSLDSTKQLHAHIIRTAHESDSSTTADELFRMYLQFHDRRSAAAVFLAALRSGSLSWSYLIDFFGGDPHQLLSIFRELRRLPVEFSVGVLVAVLQICAECCDLLLGFQIHGSLIKQGLDSETYIKCSVMDFYADCWSLESVDMLFEEIPVKDPILWNKLVMLNVEKGMCLRALELFCEMRHLGVEADEVAMAKVLHACGKLEALREGKAIHGFIVKSRLLSALLVSNSLISMYSKNAAIKLARSVFKSIERQSLVSWNSMISCCSLNGFLDDAWELFDSMVASGIKPDLVTWNSLLSGYSRFGYDHEVFELLRMILMEGYAHEGLHDEALDLLQQMEMEDFQPDLTTWNGLISGYSMKRMSMQAMLLIRQIKVNGLKPNVVSWTALISGCCHNGDYKDALFFFTQMQKERVEPNSVTVASLLQACSGLALLKKGTELHCFAMRKGFDTDIFVATALIDMYSKSGGLKNAYRVFLMIANRNLASWNAMMMGFAAHGRGKEAILLFEEMCRLGVMPDGITFTALLSGCRHSGLINEGWKYFDEMKNSYKVTPTLEHYTCMVDLLARGGYLDEAMDFIQGMPFEPDASVWGAILGGCRIHKNIEIAETAVKNLFRLEPYNSANYLLMMSLYAYENRWEDAENVKITMNARGVRSRAGWSWIQIDQTIHVFEVDGEKPHPEIGEIYYELYRLISEFRKLGYVPDTSCIFHNVGQKEKEKMLMSHTEKLAITYGLINTDKSAAIRVIKNTRVCNDCHNTAKFVSRICGREILLRDAARFHRFVDGKCSCNDYW; via the exons atggagagaaccatctctctctcccatcTCCTCCCCTCAtcatctccttctccctccccctccaccTCCGGCGCACAAAATAGAACGAAACTAAGAACTACCCACATcccctccccttctcctcttcctccttctcctcttctcccccTCCTCACCTCATCACCATCATCTTTGGATTCAACCAAACAACTCCATGCCCACATCATCAGAACCGCGCACGAATCGGATTCTTCGACTACTGCGGATGAGTTGTTTCGAATGTACCTGCAATTCCACGATCGCCGCTCCGCCGCTGCGGTTTTCCTCGCAGCTTTGCGGAGTGGATCCCTGTCGTGGAGTTATCTGATCGATTTCTTTGGCGGCGATCCGCACCAGTTGTTGAGCATCTTCCGGGAGTTGCGACGATTACCTGTAGAGTTTAGCGTAGGTGTTCTTGTTGCCGTTTTACAGATCTGTGCAGAGTGTTGTGATCTGTTGTTGGGTTTTCAAATCCATGGATCACTGATTAAACAGGGCTTGGATTCCGAAACCTATATCAAGTGCTCTGTGATGGACTTTTATGCGGATTGTTGGAGTTTAGAATCTGTAGATATGCTGTTTGAAGAAATACCAGTGAAAGATCCGATTTTGTGGAATAAGTTGGTTATGTTGAATGTAGAGAAGGGAATGTGCTTGAGAGCGCTCGAACTATTCTGCGAGATGCGGCATTTAGGTGTGGAGGCCGATGAGGTCGCCATGGCCAAAGTGCTTCATGCTTGCGGAAAGCTCGAGGCTCTAAGAGAGGGGAAAGCAATTCACGGTTTTATCGTAAAATCCAGGCTTCTATCAGCTTTATTGGTGAGTAACTCTTTAATCAGCATGTACTCTAAGAACGCCGCGATAAAGCTAGCAAGAAGTGTTTTTAAGTCCATCGAACGACAGAGTTTGGTTTCGTGGAACTCCATGATCTCTTGTTGCTCTCTTAATGGTTTTCTTGACGATGCTTGGGAGTTGTTTGATAGTATGGTTGCGTCGGGAATCAAGCCTGATTTAGTCACTTGGAATTCTCTGTTGTCCGGTTACTCTCGCTTTGGATACGATCATGAAGTCTTCGAGCTACTTCGAATGATTCTAATGGAAG GGTATGCGCACGAAGGACTACATGATGAAGCTTTGGACCTTCTACAACAAATGGAGATGGAAGATTTTCAGCCTGATTTAACTACATGGAATGGTTTGATCTCGGGGTATTCGATGAAGAGGATGAGCATGCAAGCAATGTTATTAATTCGTCAAATTAAAGTAAACGGTCTAAAGCCGAATGTGGTCTCATGGACTGCTCTTATATCTGGATGTTGCCACAACGGGGACTACAAGGACGCTTTGTTTTTCTTTACCCAAATGCAGAAAGAAAGAGTTGAACCCAACTCGGTCACTGTTGCAAGCCTTCTCCAAGCCTGTTCAGGCCTTGCACTGCTAAAGAAAGGCACGGAATTGCACTGCTTTGCGATGAGGAAGGGATTTGATACTGACATATTTGTCGCAACTGCACTAATTGATATGTACTCTAAGTCAGGAGGCTTAAAGAATGCATACCGAGTATTTCTTATGATTGCCAACAGAAACTTGGCTTCATGGAATGCTATGATGATGGGTTTTGCCGCCCACGGACGAGGTAAAGAAGCGATCTTGCTATTTGAAGAGATGTGTAGGTTAGGAGTCATGCCCGACGGAATAACATTCACAGCGTTGCTCTCTGGATGTAGACATTCAGGGTTAATCAATGAAGGATGGAAATATTTTGATGAGATGAAGAATAGTTACAAAGTTACTCCGACTCTTGAGCACTATACTTGCATGGTTGATCTACTAGCCAGAGGCGGGTATTTAGATGAAGCAATGGACTTCATACAAGGAATGCCTTTTGAGCCAGATGCCAGCGTATGGGGTGCAATTCTTGGGGGGTGTAGGATTCATAAAAACATAGAAATCGCTGAAACAGCTGTTAAGAATTTGTTCAGATTGGAGCCCTATAATTCTGCAAACTATTTGCTGATGATGAGTTTATATGCTTATGAAAACAGATGGGAAGATGCTGAGAATGTTAAGATCACAATGAATGCAAGGGGAGTGAGGAGTAGAGCTGGGTGGAGTTGGATTCAGATCGATCAAACCATTCATGTCTTTGAAGTGGACGGGGAGAAGCCCCACCCAGAAATTGGGGAGATTTACTATGAATTGTACAGGTTGATATCTGAATTTAGGAAATTGGGTTATGTACCTGATACAAGTTGCATTTTTCACAATGTTGGgcaaaaagagaaggagaaaatgTTAATGAGTCACACAGAGAAGTTGGCAATCACTTACGGGCTGATCAATACCGATAAGAGTGCAGCAATTAGGGTGATAAAAAACACTAGAGTGTGCAATGACTGCCATAATACGGCGAAGTTCGTGTCGAGAATATGCGGTCGTGAAATTCTTCTCAGAGACGCAGCTCGGTTTCACCGTTTTGTGGATGGGAAATGCTCTTGTAATGACTACTGGTGA
- the LOC109722210 gene encoding pentatricopeptide repeat-containing protein At4g01030, mitochondrial isoform X1, whose translation MERTISLSHLLPSSSPSPSPSTSGAQNRTKLRTTHIPSPSPLPPSPLLPLLTSSPSSLDSTKQLHAHIIRTAHESDSSTTADELFRMYLQFHDRRSAAAVFLAALRSGSLSWSYLIDFFGGDPHQLLSIFRELRRLPVEFSVGVLVAVLQICAECCDLLLGFQIHGSLIKQGLDSETYIKCSVMDFYADCWSLESVDMLFEEIPVKDPILWNKLVMLNVEKGMCLRALELFCEMRHLGVEADEVAMAKVLHACGKLEALREGKAIHGFIVKSRLLSALLVSNSLISMYSKNAAIKLARSVFKSIERQSLVSWNSMISCCSLNGFLDDAWELFDSMVASGIKPDLVTWNSLLSGYSRFGYDHEVFELLRMILMEGLRLNSSSITSVLRTVTNSGLIKHGKEIHGYVARHGFGSNIYVGTSLVDMYIKCRNLSNAQRVFDTLKNRNALTWNSLISGYAHEGLHDEALDLLQQMEMEDFQPDLTTWNGLISGYSMKRMSMQAMLLIRQIKVNGLKPNVVSWTALISGCCHNGDYKDALFFFTQMQKERVEPNSVTVASLLQACSGLALLKKGTELHCFAMRKGFDTDIFVATALIDMYSKSGGLKNAYRVFLMIANRNLASWNAMMMGFAAHGRGKEAILLFEEMCRLGVMPDGITFTALLSGCRHSGLINEGWKYFDEMKNSYKVTPTLEHYTCMVDLLARGGYLDEAMDFIQGMPFEPDASVWGAILGGCRIHKNIEIAETAVKNLFRLEPYNSANYLLMMSLYAYENRWEDAENVKITMNARGVRSRAGWSWIQIDQTIHVFEVDGEKPHPEIGEIYYELYRLISEFRKLGYVPDTSCIFHNVGQKEKEKMLMSHTEKLAITYGLINTDKSAAIRVIKNTRVCNDCHNTAKFVSRICGREILLRDAARFHRFVDGKCSCNDYW comes from the coding sequence atggagagaaccatctctctctcccatcTCCTCCCCTCAtcatctccttctccctccccctccaccTCCGGCGCACAAAATAGAACGAAACTAAGAACTACCCACATcccctccccttctcctcttcctccttctcctcttctcccccTCCTCACCTCATCACCATCATCTTTGGATTCAACCAAACAACTCCATGCCCACATCATCAGAACCGCGCACGAATCGGATTCTTCGACTACTGCGGATGAGTTGTTTCGAATGTACCTGCAATTCCACGATCGCCGCTCCGCCGCTGCGGTTTTCCTCGCAGCTTTGCGGAGTGGATCCCTGTCGTGGAGTTATCTGATCGATTTCTTTGGCGGCGATCCGCACCAGTTGTTGAGCATCTTCCGGGAGTTGCGACGATTACCTGTAGAGTTTAGCGTAGGTGTTCTTGTTGCCGTTTTACAGATCTGTGCAGAGTGTTGTGATCTGTTGTTGGGTTTTCAAATCCATGGATCACTGATTAAACAGGGCTTGGATTCCGAAACCTATATCAAGTGCTCTGTGATGGACTTTTATGCGGATTGTTGGAGTTTAGAATCTGTAGATATGCTGTTTGAAGAAATACCAGTGAAAGATCCGATTTTGTGGAATAAGTTGGTTATGTTGAATGTAGAGAAGGGAATGTGCTTGAGAGCGCTCGAACTATTCTGCGAGATGCGGCATTTAGGTGTGGAGGCCGATGAGGTCGCCATGGCCAAAGTGCTTCATGCTTGCGGAAAGCTCGAGGCTCTAAGAGAGGGGAAAGCAATTCACGGTTTTATCGTAAAATCCAGGCTTCTATCAGCTTTATTGGTGAGTAACTCTTTAATCAGCATGTACTCTAAGAACGCCGCGATAAAGCTAGCAAGAAGTGTTTTTAAGTCCATCGAACGACAGAGTTTGGTTTCGTGGAACTCCATGATCTCTTGTTGCTCTCTTAATGGTTTTCTTGACGATGCTTGGGAGTTGTTTGATAGTATGGTTGCGTCGGGAATCAAGCCTGATTTAGTCACTTGGAATTCTCTGTTGTCCGGTTACTCTCGCTTTGGATACGATCATGAAGTCTTCGAGCTACTTCGAATGATTCTAATGGAAGGTTTACGGCTGAATTCAAGTTCCATCACTAGTGTTCTTAGGACAGTTACCAACTCGGGTTTGATCAAACATGGAAAGGAAATCCATGGATATGTAGCGAGACATGGATTTGGGTCCAATATCTATGTGGGGACATCACTAGTTGATatgtacataaaatgtcgcaatCTAAGTAATGCTCAAAGAGTCTTTGACACTCTGAAGAATAGGAATGCTCTGACTTGGAATTCGTTGATTTCAGGGTATGCGCACGAAGGACTACATGATGAAGCTTTGGACCTTCTACAACAAATGGAGATGGAAGATTTTCAGCCTGATTTAACTACATGGAATGGTTTGATCTCGGGGTATTCGATGAAGAGGATGAGCATGCAAGCAATGTTATTAATTCGTCAAATTAAAGTAAACGGTCTAAAGCCGAATGTGGTCTCATGGACTGCTCTTATATCTGGATGTTGCCACAACGGGGACTACAAGGACGCTTTGTTTTTCTTTACCCAAATGCAGAAAGAAAGAGTTGAACCCAACTCGGTCACTGTTGCAAGCCTTCTCCAAGCCTGTTCAGGCCTTGCACTGCTAAAGAAAGGCACGGAATTGCACTGCTTTGCGATGAGGAAGGGATTTGATACTGACATATTTGTCGCAACTGCACTAATTGATATGTACTCTAAGTCAGGAGGCTTAAAGAATGCATACCGAGTATTTCTTATGATTGCCAACAGAAACTTGGCTTCATGGAATGCTATGATGATGGGTTTTGCCGCCCACGGACGAGGTAAAGAAGCGATCTTGCTATTTGAAGAGATGTGTAGGTTAGGAGTCATGCCCGACGGAATAACATTCACAGCGTTGCTCTCTGGATGTAGACATTCAGGGTTAATCAATGAAGGATGGAAATATTTTGATGAGATGAAGAATAGTTACAAAGTTACTCCGACTCTTGAGCACTATACTTGCATGGTTGATCTACTAGCCAGAGGCGGGTATTTAGATGAAGCAATGGACTTCATACAAGGAATGCCTTTTGAGCCAGATGCCAGCGTATGGGGTGCAATTCTTGGGGGGTGTAGGATTCATAAAAACATAGAAATCGCTGAAACAGCTGTTAAGAATTTGTTCAGATTGGAGCCCTATAATTCTGCAAACTATTTGCTGATGATGAGTTTATATGCTTATGAAAACAGATGGGAAGATGCTGAGAATGTTAAGATCACAATGAATGCAAGGGGAGTGAGGAGTAGAGCTGGGTGGAGTTGGATTCAGATCGATCAAACCATTCATGTCTTTGAAGTGGACGGGGAGAAGCCCCACCCAGAAATTGGGGAGATTTACTATGAATTGTACAGGTTGATATCTGAATTTAGGAAATTGGGTTATGTACCTGATACAAGTTGCATTTTTCACAATGTTGGgcaaaaagagaaggagaaaatgTTAATGAGTCACACAGAGAAGTTGGCAATCACTTACGGGCTGATCAATACCGATAAGAGTGCAGCAATTAGGGTGATAAAAAACACTAGAGTGTGCAATGACTGCCATAATACGGCGAAGTTCGTGTCGAGAATATGCGGTCGTGAAATTCTTCTCAGAGACGCAGCTCGGTTTCACCGTTTTGTGGATGGGAAATGCTCTTGTAATGACTACTGGTGA
- the LOC109722322 gene encoding DEAD-box ATP-dependent RNA helicase 26-like, whose protein sequence is MPTELVPLRPLGYAASLPSSRVLSIFGRAFPFKLKYLSLSSKPPRLPLMASAGEKGSVSVEDEARSAGGRDGMRRSRKSPRNGAPLKRQRGGDSNFLQVIGDAKKHRGSGRKEKSLGSGKGPYRFEVLDGEDEEEDEIGNMGEGVVTVISEDSTSLHALMKEGDSNAQKSLLGVDDSYLSETRFDQCSISSLSLRGIKDAGYEKMTQVQEATLPVILGGDDVLAKAKTGTGKTVAFLLPAIEVLSKLPLVEREQKRPSINVLVLCPTRELANQVAAEANKLLKYHPSIGVQVVIGGTRLTQEQRRMQTNPCQILVATPGRLKDHIENTQGFATRLKGMKVLVLDEADRLLDMGFRKDIEKIVASVPKQRQTLLFSATIPEGVRQICHIAMKKDHAFINTVEEGSEETHSQVRQMYLIAPLDKHFSILYSLLTEHVLEDADYKVIVFCTTAMVTKLVADFLSRLGLNIREIHSRKAQNYRSRVSEEFRQSKGLILVSSDVSARGVDYPDVTLVIQVGLPADREQYIHRLGRTGRKGKEGKGILMLAPWEKFFLASIKDLPVTEAPLPLTDSNTQRKVEEALRRVEMKNKESAYQAWLGYYNSNKTIGRDKRKLVELAEEFSQSMGLTDPPAIPKLILRKMGLNNVPGLRSL, encoded by the exons ATGCCCACGGAGCTCGTCCCTCTCCGCCCCCTCGGCTACGCCGCATCCCTCCCCTCTTCCCGCGTCCTCTCCATTTTCGGAAGAGCGTTCCCCTTCAAGCTCAAGTACCTATCTCTCTCCTCCAAGCCCCCGCGCCTTCCGCTCATGGCGAGCGCCGGGGAGAAAGGTAGTGTTTCGGTAGAGGACGAGGCGAGGAGTGCCGGGGGAAGGGATGGGATGAGAAGGTCTCGGAAATCGCCGCGAAACGGAGCGCCTTTGAAGCGGCAGAGGGGTGGCGATTCCAATTTTCTCCAGGTGATCGGCGATGCTAAGAAGCATCGGGGATCGGGGAGGAAGGAGAAGTCGCTGGGTTCGGGCAAAGGTCCCTATCGTTTTGAGGTATTGGAtggagaggatgaggaggaggatgagattGGTAATATGGGAGAAGGGGTGGTGACTGTGATTAGTGAGGATTCTACTTCATTGCATGCTCTTATGAAGGAAGGGGATTCAAATGCTCAAAAGAGTTTGCTAGGGGTGGATGACTCATACCTGAGTGAAACCAG GTTTGACCAATGCTCCATATCGTCCTTGTCATTAAGGGGCATAAAAGATGCTGGGTATGAGAAGATGACTCAGGTGCAGGAAGCAACTCTCCCTGTCATCCTTGGAG GCGACGATGTTCTTGCAAAGGCAAAGACTGGAACAGGAAAAACAGTGGCCTTTTTG CTTCCAGCAATTGAGGTTCTTTCCAAGTTGCCTCTTGTTGAGCGCGAACAAAAAAGACCATCAATCAATGTTCTTGTCCTATGCCCCACCAGGGAACTAGCAAACCAAGTTGCAGCAGAAGCTAACAAACTTTTGAAGTATCATCCGTCAATAGGTGTACAAGTCGTAATAGGTGGAACACGACTAACACAAGAACAGAGGCGCATGCAAACTAATCCTTGTCAG ATTCTTGTAGCCACGCCTGGAAGGCTTAAAGACCACATTGAGAATACGCAAGGATTTGCGACTCGGCTAAAGGGCATGAAGGTCCTTGTTCTGGATGAAGCTGATCGCCTATTGGATATGGGCTTTCGAAAGGATATTGAGAAAATAGTTGCTTCTGTTCCTAAACAACGGCAAACACTTCTATTTTCTGCTACTATTCCAGAAGGG GTTCGTCAAATTTGCCATATTGCTATGAAAAAGGACCATGCATTTATTAATACAGTTGAAGAAGGCAGTGAGGAGACTCATTCACAG GTCAGACAAATGTATTTGATTGCACCGCTGGATAAACACTTCTCGATATTGTATAGCTTATTGACGGAACATGTATTGGAAGATGCTGATTACAAG GTAATTGTGTTCTGTACAACTGCAATGGTCACAAAACTTGTCGCCGATTTCCTCTCTAGGCTGGGGCTGAATATCCGAGAGATCCATTCGAGAAAGGCACAGAACTATAGAAGTAGGGTTTCAGAAGAATTTAGGCAGTCGAAGGGTCTTATACTTGTTAGTTCTGATGTATCTGCACGAGGAGTTGATTACCCAGATGTCACCCTTGTTATTCAG GTTGGGTTGCCTGCTGATAGAGAACAGTACATTCATCGACTTGGTCGAACTGGCCGGAAAGGTAAAGAAGGAAAAGGCATATTGATGTTGGCTCCATGGGAGAAATTCTTTCTTGCTAGCATCAAGGATTTGCCAGTGACTGAGGCTCCACTGCCGTTAACAGATTCAAACACCCAAAGAAAA GTTGAAGAGGCACTCCGGCGTGTGGAAATGAAGAACAAAGAATCGGCCTATCAAGCATGGCTTGGATACTACAATTCAAACAAAACTATCGGCCGGGACAAGCGTAAGCTCGTGGAGCTTGCAGAAGAGTTCAGCCAAAGCATGGGACTCACCGATCCTCCGGCTATCCCCAAACTTATTCTTAGAAAGATGGGTCTTAACAATGTCCCAGGGTTGCGCTCTTTGTAA
- the LOC109722436 gene encoding probable protein phosphatase 2C 52 isoform X3 has protein sequence MEDFYDVKSSIIDGKHISLFGIFDGHGGSRAAEYLKEHLFQNLMKHPQFMTDTKLAISETYKQTDSDFLDSESNALRDDGSTASTAVLVGNHLYVANVGDSRAVISLAGKAIPLSDDHKPNRSDERKRIENAGGVVMWAGTWRVGGVLAMSRAFGNRLLKQFVVAEPEIQEQEIGDELEFLILASDGLWDVVPNEDAVSLVREEEEPEAAARKLMETAFSRGSADNITCIVVKFHHEKPGVDSPTESDDPS, from the exons GTCACGGTGGCTCACGTGCCGCTGAATACTTGAAGGAGCACTTATTTCAAAACCTCATGAAGCACCCACAGTTCATGACCGACACAAAATTGGCCATAA GTGAAACCTATAAACAAACTGATTCAGACTTTTTGGATTCTGAAAGCAATGCTCTCAGAGATGATGGTTCCACAGCATCAACGGCTGTTTTGGTTGGAAACCACTTGTATGTGGCAAATGTTGGAGATTCACGGGCTGTGATATCACTAGCAGGAAAAG CAATTCCACTATCAGATGATCACAAGCCGAATAGAAGTGATGAGCGCAAGAGAATTGAAAATGCTGGAGGGGTTGTCATGTGGGCTG GTACTTGGCGGGTGGGAGGTGTACTTGCAATGTCCCGTGCATTTGGTAACCGCCTTTTGAAACAGTTTGTTGTCGCGGAACCTGAGATTCAG GAGCAAGAGATTGGCGATGAGCTGGAGTTTCTGATTTTGGCTAGTGATGGGCTGTGGGATGTGGTTCCTAATGAG GACGCCGTTTCGCTcgtgagagaggaagaggagccCGAGGCCGCAGCTCGGAAGCTGATGGAGACCGCCTTCTCGCGGGGAAGCGCCGACAACATAACATGCATTGTTGTGAAATTCCACCATGAGAAACCTGGAGTTGATTCTCCTACTGAGTCAGATGATCCGAGTTGA